Proteins encoded together in one Impatiens glandulifera chromosome 1, dImpGla2.1, whole genome shotgun sequence window:
- the LOC124919495 gene encoding auxin-induced protein IAA4-like encodes MVGYEDDGGLNLKATELRLGLPGRDLDENKDIIKLLSTERNNNKRSSPVTADDTGSKTSSEIKDEKAEEEEEDRSIAPPAPKAQVVGWPPVRSYRKNISFQQLGKKEEGGGGGGGMMIYVKVSMDGAPYLRKIDIKVYNGYPDLIKALETMFKMTIGDYSEREGYKGSEYAPTYEDKDGDWMLLGDVPWEMFMSTCKRMRIMKGSEIKGLGCVI; translated from the exons ATGGTTGGATACGAGGACGATGGAGGTCTGAATCTCAAGGCCACTGAACTCAGACTTGGCCTACCGGGTAGAGACTTGGACGAGAACAAGGATATAATCAAATTGTTGTCTACTGAGAGAAACAACAACAAGAGATCGTCGCCGGTGACTGCCGACGACACAGGATCCAAGACCAGTTCAGAAATCAAAGATGAAAAagcagaggaagaagaagaagaccgtTCTATTGCCCCTCCGGCTCCCAA gGCTCAAGTGGTTGGATGGCCACCGGTGAGATCATATAGGAAGAATATTAGCTTCCAACAATtaggaaagaaagaagaaggtggtggtggtggtggtgggatGATGATCTATGTTAAAGTAAGCATGGATGGAGCTCCTTATCTAAGGAAGATTGATATCAAGGTCTATAATGGCTACCCAGATCTCATAAAGGCTCTAGAAACTATGTTCAAGATGACCATAGGTGATTACTCTGAAAGAGAAGGTTACAAAGGATCTGAATATGCTCCTACTTATGAAGACAAAGATGGTGATTGGATGCTTCTGGGAGATGTTCCATGGGA AATGTTCATGTCAACATGCAAGAGAATGAGAATCATGAAAGGATCAGAGATCAAGGGCTTGGGTTGTGTCATTTGA